The Edaphobacter sp. 12200R-103 genome contains a region encoding:
- a CDS encoding sensor histidine kinase has translation MQTPDGYIWVATLNGIARFDGIRFTAFNKSNTPGITSNRFTSMVPGDRGDLWLASEDNNLIRFHQGRFDLLNEAAGIRPHSVSAVTTDHRGGIWALADEHSYKWNPAKQRFERESYSDDSLHFIPLWWVGTGFWAQRDHQLICLAHGRLEKYTLPSSLKPEQIRGVAIGGDGMVWVGTHDGRLGRLIGGQYIVQRGEIVTDFVNQTRRNWRVHISQNFARSLFFPSGDSEHGIPYNVLLRDSDDNMWVGSEGEGLFRIQQQSIRTLTSSQGLASDNVYPVMRARNGDIWVGSWPAGISLIRNGQVIRAFTQKDGLPGLVTALAEDKNNTLWIGSHNGVRVLANGHFSTPAGLPKDLPAAQVIFETKEGAKLFGTSNGMYVLDGANSHWMTTRTGLAADDVRVIISDHKGDLWIGGYGGLTRLHGGEITKWTEGQGLPSNNIRSIMEDASGEIWVGTYDGGIGWLRDGKWVDFSQDQGLFDNGAFQMLEDKKGFFWISSNSGIYRVRRSELEDVADGRRTRVISVAYGRADGMVSVECNGGLWPAGATDDQGVMWFPTQKGVAVIDPAVVRAASTPPRVKIESSYVEHNLQPETSQVVLRPGQTNLEVNYTALTYFKPEQTSFRYMLEGIDNDWQEVGSRRTAYYTHLPPGQYKFLVSAHNSDGVESVDSATMMITVVPPFYRRPWFIALLVAAILVAIRIAWTFRVRQLRKEQKAQQAFSRELIASQENERRRIAAELHDSLGQRLIVISNLTLFLLRRKGKQHSDADKVEILEEISAEASHALEETRTISYALRPFQLDRLGLTKAIHALGKTIARASQIEITTDLENIDKVFPEELRINFFRIVQEALNNIVKHSGATRGSVTVRCTKTQVTLSISDNGKGLSSEPRTIVSGPGGFGMTGMRERAMLLRGKMQIKSEVNGGTTLIIDFPIGVEQANERSHSSAAG, from the coding sequence GTGCAAACGCCTGACGGATATATCTGGGTCGCAACATTGAACGGCATAGCGCGATTCGACGGCATACGTTTTACTGCCTTCAACAAGAGCAATACACCTGGGATTACTTCCAATCGCTTCACATCCATGGTCCCAGGCGATCGCGGGGATCTCTGGCTCGCCAGCGAAGACAATAATCTCATTCGTTTTCATCAAGGACGCTTCGATCTATTAAATGAGGCAGCTGGTATCCGACCGCACTCCGTAAGCGCAGTCACAACAGACCATCGAGGGGGCATCTGGGCACTCGCTGACGAGCATAGTTACAAGTGGAACCCCGCCAAACAACGGTTTGAACGTGAGTCCTATAGTGACGATAGCCTTCATTTCATCCCCTTATGGTGGGTCGGTACAGGGTTCTGGGCACAGAGAGACCATCAATTGATCTGCCTCGCTCATGGTCGCCTTGAAAAGTACACCTTGCCATCCAGTTTGAAACCCGAACAGATCCGCGGTGTGGCAATCGGTGGCGATGGCATGGTCTGGGTGGGTACACATGATGGCCGATTGGGTCGGTTGATTGGCGGACAATACATCGTCCAAAGAGGTGAGATTGTGACCGATTTCGTCAATCAGACCAGGCGCAATTGGAGGGTTCATATCTCACAGAATTTCGCCCGCAGTCTTTTCTTTCCTTCCGGAGATTCGGAGCATGGCATCCCGTACAACGTCCTATTGCGTGACAGTGACGACAATATGTGGGTCGGCTCCGAAGGAGAAGGCCTTTTTCGGATTCAACAACAGTCGATTAGGACATTGACATCATCGCAAGGACTTGCCAGCGACAATGTGTATCCGGTAATGCGCGCGCGAAATGGAGACATCTGGGTGGGCAGTTGGCCCGCCGGTATTTCGCTTATTCGTAACGGACAAGTTATCCGCGCTTTCACGCAGAAGGATGGACTGCCCGGTCTGGTCACCGCTTTGGCTGAAGACAAGAACAATACGCTCTGGATAGGATCCCACAATGGTGTTCGAGTCTTAGCGAACGGCCATTTTTCCACGCCCGCCGGCCTACCAAAAGATCTGCCCGCAGCTCAAGTGATCTTCGAGACAAAAGAAGGTGCCAAGTTGTTTGGAACGTCGAACGGTATGTACGTCCTCGACGGGGCGAACTCCCATTGGATGACAACGCGTACTGGCCTTGCGGCCGACGATGTGCGTGTGATCATCTCCGATCACAAAGGTGATCTGTGGATCGGCGGCTATGGTGGCCTCACTCGTCTTCATGGTGGTGAGATCACGAAGTGGACAGAAGGACAAGGCCTGCCCAGTAACAATATTCGCTCTATTATGGAGGATGCGTCGGGTGAGATATGGGTGGGCACCTATGACGGCGGTATTGGCTGGCTCCGTGATGGGAAATGGGTGGATTTCAGCCAAGATCAAGGGCTTTTTGATAACGGAGCGTTCCAGATGCTCGAGGATAAAAAAGGCTTTTTCTGGATAAGTTCCAATAGTGGTATTTACCGGGTCCGCCGTAGCGAGCTAGAAGATGTTGCGGATGGACGGCGTACCCGCGTCATCTCTGTGGCCTACGGTCGTGCTGATGGCATGGTGAGCGTAGAGTGTAACGGGGGGTTATGGCCAGCAGGTGCAACGGACGATCAGGGTGTGATGTGGTTCCCCACGCAAAAGGGTGTTGCGGTCATCGATCCTGCCGTTGTAAGAGCCGCTAGTACACCGCCACGTGTCAAGATTGAGTCCTCTTATGTTGAACACAATCTGCAACCCGAAACAAGTCAGGTGGTGCTGCGTCCCGGGCAGACCAATTTAGAGGTGAACTATACCGCATTAACCTACTTCAAGCCTGAGCAGACGTCCTTTCGTTACATGCTGGAAGGCATTGACAACGACTGGCAAGAGGTTGGATCGCGACGCACAGCCTATTACACGCATTTGCCACCCGGCCAATATAAGTTTCTGGTATCCGCACACAACAGCGATGGGGTTGAAAGCGTCGATTCGGCGACAATGATGATAACGGTGGTCCCGCCATTCTACCGTCGTCCATGGTTTATCGCGCTGCTGGTTGCTGCAATCCTGGTAGCAATCCGAATAGCTTGGACATTTCGTGTACGTCAACTGAGGAAAGAACAGAAGGCGCAACAGGCGTTTTCGCGTGAGTTGATAGCCTCTCAGGAGAATGAACGCCGGCGCATCGCAGCAGAACTGCATGACAGCCTTGGCCAGCGATTGATCGTGATCAGTAATCTCACCCTATTCTTATTACGCCGCAAGGGCAAACAGCACAGCGACGCAGATAAAGTTGAGATTCTGGAAGAAATTAGTGCTGAGGCTTCACACGCTCTCGAAGAGACGCGAACGATTTCTTATGCATTGCGTCCGTTTCAGCTCGACCGTCTTGGGCTAACCAAGGCGATCCATGCACTCGGCAAGACCATCGCCAGAGCTTCTCAGATCGAGATAACAACTGACCTAGAGAATATCGACAAAGTCTTCCCTGAGGAGCTGCGGATCAACTTCTTTCGAATCGTTCAAGAAGCTCTGAATAATATTGTGAAACACTCGGGTGCGACCCGTGGTAGCGTTACTGTTCGCTGCACGAAAACTCAGGTTACCCTCAGTATCTCGGATAACGGCAAAGGGTTGTCTTCCGAGCCCCGCACTATTGTGTCCGGTCCTGGAGGCTTTGGCATGACGGGAATGCGCGAACGGGCAATGCTATTGCGCGGCAAAATGCAAATCAAAAGCGAGGTAAATGGGGGGACCACGCTTATAATTGATTTCCCGATAGGAGTAGAGCAAGCCAATGAGCGATCCCATTCGTCTGCTGCTGGCTGA
- a CDS encoding rubredoxin has protein sequence MNDPFARYLCLGCGFLYDEQMGLPEHGIAPGTRWKDIPDDWVCPDCGTPKHRFEMVAIPYASGEPEASASNTF, from the coding sequence ATGAACGATCCATTCGCACGCTATCTCTGCCTGGGCTGCGGCTTCCTCTATGACGAACAGATGGGGCTGCCCGAACACGGAATCGCTCCTGGCACACGCTGGAAGGATATTCCCGACGACTGGGTATGCCCCGACTGCGGGACACCAAAGCACCGCTTCGAAATGGTGGCCATCCCTTACGCTTCCGGAGAACCCGAAGCCAGCGCGTCGAACACTTTCTAG
- a CDS encoding pirin family protein gives MESFVLKTEDRGYNKLVSVGGPASYIAGHPDAFITRRSSFNFGDYQTGRHGFGKIRVFGDEIFTHAGCGYNMHPHHDFIIMAFILSGELTHINTLGKVDTLKAGDYYAFSAGSGGKHCELNIDQEDLHVIYVWVLPDMLLLPPTYQRAHFNSIAARNKLVPLVGGNSSMPIDQDLSISRLDSDAPGTYEYKLKSPNHGAYVFVVEGSATLDGVLLGKRDSVGVWDTDRITLQTGAEKSDILIVETIM, from the coding sequence ATGGAAAGCTTTGTCTTAAAGACCGAGGACCGCGGCTATAACAAGCTCGTTTCTGTGGGAGGACCTGCCTCCTACATCGCAGGCCATCCCGATGCTTTTATTACTCGCCGCTCCAGCTTCAACTTCGGCGACTACCAGACTGGCCGTCATGGCTTCGGCAAGATCCGTGTCTTCGGTGATGAGATCTTTACCCACGCTGGATGCGGCTACAACATGCATCCTCACCACGACTTCATCATTATGGCCTTCATCCTCAGCGGCGAGCTCACCCACATCAATACACTCGGTAAGGTGGACACCCTTAAGGCGGGCGACTACTATGCCTTCTCCGCGGGTTCAGGCGGCAAGCACTGCGAACTCAACATCGATCAGGAAGATCTGCACGTCATCTACGTCTGGGTTCTTCCCGACATGCTGCTGCTTCCACCTACATACCAGCGCGCACACTTCAACTCCATTGCCGCGCGCAACAAGCTTGTGCCTCTCGTCGGCGGCAACAGCTCTATGCCCATCGATCAGGACCTCAGCATCTCGCGGCTCGATAGTGATGCTCCCGGCACATATGAGTACAAGCTCAAGTCGCCCAATCACGGCGCCTACGTCTTCGTCGTCGAAGGCTCGGCAACGCTCGACGGTGTCTTACTCGGCAAGCGCGACAGCGTAGGTGTCTGGGACACGGATAGGATCACTCTTCAGACCGGAGCCGAAAAGTCGGACATTCTCATTGTCGAAACCATCATGTAA
- a CDS encoding tautomerase family protein, whose amino-acid sequence MPIMQIYYPQGQLDRDRKMALAQKLTSVLIMMEGGAGTNAGRAFATVLMSEVDAESWFVGGRLDSTYVAKAGKFIIYVTIPEGYMNAEHKTEVHSWINTAILETMNCQTLPNAGANIMVVINEVPEGNWGANGKTIGMDSISAAVGLSKESERFMWVERYFAAKSRALRAAGYPEDMGGVIASALQATT is encoded by the coding sequence ATGCCTATCATGCAAATCTACTATCCCCAGGGGCAACTCGACCGCGATCGCAAAATGGCCTTGGCGCAGAAACTCACTAGCGTTCTCATCATGATGGAAGGTGGCGCTGGAACAAATGCCGGGCGGGCGTTCGCGACGGTTCTGATGAGTGAGGTCGATGCCGAGAGCTGGTTCGTCGGTGGACGTCTCGACTCAACATATGTGGCAAAGGCCGGTAAGTTCATTATCTATGTCACGATCCCAGAAGGCTATATGAACGCCGAACACAAGACGGAGGTGCATTCCTGGATTAATACTGCCATCCTCGAAACGATGAACTGCCAGACGCTGCCAAATGCCGGCGCGAACATTATGGTTGTCATCAACGAGGTTCCCGAAGGTAATTGGGGAGCCAACGGCAAGACCATCGGCATGGATTCCATCTCAGCGGCTGTCGGTCTCTCCAAAGAGAGCGAGCGTTTCATGTGGGTCGAACGCTACTTCGCCGCAAAAAGCCGCGCGCTCCGGGCAGCGGGCTATCCAGAAGACATGGGTGGGGTTATTGCCTCAGCCTTGCAGGCAACCACCTAA
- a CDS encoding cupin domain-containing protein, with translation MTAKLLPRSLTMAEGPAFWFLNNLCIIKATTESTGGAFSMVYEISPPGHATPYHLHHVEDEAFYVLDGEFTFICDGVKSVVGPGGYIFLPRGIPHGIRVSSPVPATMLILATPGTGFVGMMEEMAEPAAARVLPEPKEPDLEKLHKLCAKYQIDIIGPLPA, from the coding sequence ATGACTGCTAAGCTTCTACCGCGTAGCCTCACTATGGCAGAAGGGCCCGCATTCTGGTTTCTCAATAACCTATGCATCATCAAAGCGACGACAGAATCAACTGGCGGAGCTTTTTCAATGGTCTACGAGATTTCGCCACCTGGGCACGCGACTCCATATCACCTTCACCACGTTGAAGACGAGGCCTTCTATGTTCTCGACGGTGAGTTCACCTTTATCTGCGATGGTGTGAAAAGCGTTGTCGGACCAGGAGGATACATCTTCCTCCCGCGCGGCATTCCACATGGAATTCGGGTCAGCAGTCCGGTACCTGCGACGATGCTCATTTTGGCGACGCCGGGAACCGGATTTGTGGGGATGATGGAAGAAATGGCTGAGCCTGCAGCGGCACGAGTCTTACCTGAACCCAAAGAACCAGACCTGGAAAAGCTCCACAAACTTTGTGCAAAGTATCAGATTGATATTATTGGCCCTCTTCCCGCATAG
- a CDS encoding PEP-CTERM sorting domain-containing protein, whose amino-acid sequence MSIRQNADASPVPEPSSLALFGTGIAGVAMKLRRSRRRLLV is encoded by the coding sequence ATGTCGATTAGACAGAACGCGGACGCCAGCCCTGTCCCTGAGCCTTCGTCTCTTGCCCTATTTGGCACAGGCATTGCGGGAGTGGCGATGAAACTCAGACGATCCCGCCGAAGATTATTGGTTTAG
- a CDS encoding SDR family NAD(P)-dependent oxidoreductase: MLHYLLLSRNDAGVYGSTKFAVEGLTEALHAELKPSGIHVTVVEPSFFAPISWMVALWSARKPESMHTKQPLERQETSQSRTITNSPATREVGAGNP, from the coding sequence GTGCTGCATTACCTTCTCCTTTCTCGTAACGACGCCGGCGTATATGGATCGACTAAGTTTGCCGTCGAAGGCCTAACCGAAGCACTCCATGCCGAACTTAAACCGTCGGGTATTCACGTAACCGTTGTCGAACCAAGTTTCTTCGCACCGATTTCATGGATGGTAGCTCTCTGGTCCGCACGGAAACCAGAATCGATGCACACGAAACAACCGTTGGAAAGACAAGAGACTTCGCAGAGCAGAACAATCACCAACAGCCCGGCGACCCGCGAAGTTGGCGCAGGCAATCCTTGA
- a CDS encoding Ig-like domain-containing protein, whose protein sequence is MMLPAKMRLVRICAHKILVTAALLALPLNLSAQVKSGADTAAAPALVQIRTAAVSADSATVTVSIPGTPEKFSAHLNGNDVSSRFSAADCNGATCKTATLTQADGLRTEKDILTVDAGQGITGRLRFEANSSASVPSASTLPQLRSASSSGVTAKGQTLGAVYQTALPPTVAFNTFQPGGWEQTSSPWISVNGTNYPDTTPPNNCSGSIFLTIVLDRQTLVEKTAAPESSPMCIANSAALKTYLSSLTDNDLVIVGNIAGQSPDGGLDLSAIGGNPYPGTPGDGQYYPTQIFAVGSPGATPYTAYQGYYSAGNGHEVIPEFAHGTLQEDAYGNYNFYSDSVVEFTVSPNDPGIVNSSATGQSAVSISIPNAAPDAVQQNVYTSPQGLTNGFWILILSRNNMAPAGGTGAGTISADGTTEYFPDGGEFFNTGSSDPSISTQSLQGLALALSSVNSWQIAFIVSVGTPIYGGPNNSLWYVGGVNGSSTAPSSLPSNGFYEFASELEAFGGTPNIVQSLFTPGSTYTLVAAPGIGGPLAGGDVESSSAFAAQGQTGFVHGIMQRNLNGLYQPHQTNQEPVSVFGVKGGFKSPEFKLTETVLQQPVDWPSSSTTTLLSQYGCPSCFGANTIAGQVAAYKYMSYYLLTFYYMQGIAPNSHLDDIHYFFTGSYNTSISYHTFDPANLQNPTSTGYSGHYLCDSVQSVVDRYGNTVNQCTINSFVADGETLVFTDTDFYAVQTQLHYEVTFLTNTLQFLTTGSNNLKSVIAAGSSNVGLALTGAAANVLGSDLVAPPPQTVVTTSWQSIVQLIAGSSSILSVIPGLEPLAPTLNVITKLAGGANSLIGGAMTISADGGSITKSTTSKSLPSAFVAFADTISDLANGSLQDQLAGGFDTMSDAVTSDWGRLSTIGPMTADPSNPVFFAPNQASQQIAIRAVSLAASRNFYMALMPAMGYMIDYYPGVQGWINPPSGGGNIPDMGVYYTHDDWHWCSSFYLNPQMNNNNTFNGLGSPVALSYVYYPTIAGNSSPFPMDRASTTNNSTSIDMYVIGGKVSYKGTDSTAIGVPNSNLTNYLFTNAGLNLPIDQFVTPNGPMQKSFNNMSSSSNRSGNSVGSICPAQDYPTAEAGAALGATQTTTATTTKLTVPSTTILGDNISVTATVTAGVTPVATGSVYFTVDGGSSINATLNTQGIASTTIPSSSLGSGSHTISALYSRVDPYEASLDTTTTNVYSTAPDINLSASASTMNVSYGATSSPITLQLTSMSGLAGAISLSCSGLPVGMTCNFNPAQITLTPGGQATASMTINGGSTTTSSSFWVPGAGLILLPLSLLTLVRIREGARHITGILCLLILSLAGIAGLTGCSGGNSSSKSSFQETGTKIVIVSATSGTLSRTIPIQVNIQ, encoded by the coding sequence TTCGCACCGAAAAAGACATCCTCACCGTCGACGCCGGCCAGGGCATCACCGGACGCCTCCGCTTCGAGGCCAACTCCTCAGCGTCAGTTCCCTCAGCCTCCACCCTTCCGCAGCTTCGCTCTGCCTCCTCTTCCGGCGTAACGGCCAAAGGTCAGACCCTCGGCGCCGTCTATCAAACGGCTCTTCCCCCCACCGTCGCCTTCAACACCTTTCAGCCCGGCGGCTGGGAGCAGACCTCCAGTCCCTGGATCTCCGTCAACGGCACCAACTACCCCGACACGACCCCTCCCAATAACTGCTCCGGCAGCATCTTCCTCACCATCGTTCTCGACCGCCAGACCCTCGTCGAGAAGACCGCCGCCCCTGAATCCTCCCCCATGTGCATCGCCAACTCGGCCGCACTCAAGACCTATCTCTCCTCCCTCACCGACAACGACCTCGTCATCGTAGGCAACATTGCCGGCCAGTCCCCCGATGGCGGACTCGACCTCAGCGCCATCGGTGGCAACCCCTACCCGGGTACCCCCGGAGACGGGCAGTACTATCCGACCCAGATCTTTGCCGTGGGCTCTCCCGGAGCCACACCGTACACCGCCTATCAGGGCTACTACTCCGCCGGCAACGGTCACGAGGTCATCCCCGAGTTCGCCCATGGCACACTCCAGGAAGACGCCTACGGAAACTACAACTTCTACTCCGACAGCGTTGTCGAGTTCACCGTCTCCCCCAACGACCCCGGCATCGTCAACTCCTCCGCCACCGGACAGAGTGCGGTCTCCATCTCCATCCCCAACGCTGCCCCCGACGCCGTCCAGCAGAATGTCTACACCTCCCCCCAGGGATTAACCAACGGCTTCTGGATCCTTATCCTCTCGCGCAACAACATGGCTCCGGCAGGCGGCACGGGAGCTGGAACCATCTCTGCCGATGGAACCACTGAATATTTCCCGGATGGAGGCGAATTCTTCAACACCGGAAGCTCCGATCCCTCCATCTCCACGCAGTCTCTCCAGGGTCTCGCCCTCGCTCTTAGCAGCGTCAACTCCTGGCAAATTGCATTCATCGTCAGCGTCGGAACACCCATCTACGGCGGTCCCAACAACAGCCTCTGGTACGTCGGCGGAGTCAACGGGTCTTCCACCGCACCCAGCAGCCTCCCCTCCAACGGCTTCTACGAATTCGCCAGCGAACTTGAGGCCTTCGGCGGCACGCCCAATATCGTCCAATCCCTCTTCACCCCTGGGTCGACGTACACTCTTGTCGCCGCCCCTGGCATCGGAGGCCCGCTCGCCGGCGGCGACGTCGAATCTTCCAGCGCCTTCGCAGCTCAAGGCCAAACCGGCTTCGTCCACGGCATCATGCAGCGCAATCTCAACGGCCTCTACCAGCCCCATCAGACTAACCAGGAACCCGTCTCTGTCTTCGGGGTCAAAGGCGGATTCAAGAGTCCCGAGTTCAAGCTCACCGAGACCGTCCTTCAGCAGCCCGTCGATTGGCCCTCCAGCAGCACCACCACCCTGCTCTCCCAGTACGGCTGCCCCAGCTGCTTCGGGGCAAACACCATTGCAGGACAGGTTGCAGCGTATAAATACATGAGCTACTACCTCCTCACCTTCTATTACATGCAGGGCATCGCACCCAACTCCCACCTCGACGATATCCACTACTTCTTCACCGGCTCCTACAACACCTCCATCAGCTATCACACCTTCGATCCCGCCAACCTCCAGAACCCGACAAGTACCGGCTACTCCGGCCACTACCTCTGCGACTCCGTTCAGTCCGTCGTCGATCGCTACGGAAATACGGTCAATCAGTGCACCATCAACAGCTTCGTCGCCGACGGCGAAACCCTCGTCTTCACCGACACTGACTTCTACGCCGTCCAGACACAGCTTCACTACGAGGTCACGTTTCTCACCAACACCCTGCAGTTCCTCACCACGGGCTCCAACAATCTCAAATCGGTCATCGCCGCCGGCAGCTCCAACGTCGGCCTCGCGCTCACCGGCGCGGCAGCCAACGTTCTCGGCTCCGACCTCGTAGCTCCGCCCCCCCAGACCGTTGTTACCACAAGCTGGCAGAGCATCGTCCAGTTGATCGCCGGCAGCTCATCCATTCTCTCCGTCATTCCTGGACTCGAGCCTCTCGCACCGACTCTCAACGTCATCACCAAACTTGCCGGCGGGGCCAACTCGCTCATCGGCGGAGCCATGACCATCTCTGCCGATGGCGGATCCATTACCAAATCCACCACCAGCAAGTCACTCCCCAGCGCCTTCGTCGCCTTCGCGGACACCATCTCCGACCTCGCCAACGGCTCCCTTCAGGACCAGCTGGCCGGGGGCTTCGACACCATGTCCGACGCCGTCACCTCCGACTGGGGACGTCTCTCCACCATCGGGCCCATGACCGCCGACCCTTCCAACCCCGTCTTCTTCGCTCCCAACCAGGCCTCACAGCAGATCGCCATCCGCGCCGTCTCGCTCGCCGCCTCACGCAACTTCTACATGGCCCTCATGCCCGCCATGGGATACATGATCGACTACTACCCCGGCGTCCAGGGCTGGATCAATCCGCCCAGCGGCGGCGGCAACATCCCCGACATGGGCGTCTACTATACCCATGATGATTGGCACTGGTGCTCCTCCTTCTACCTCAATCCGCAGATGAACAACAACAACACCTTCAACGGCCTCGGTTCCCCCGTTGCTCTGTCTTACGTCTACTACCCCACCATCGCCGGCAACTCCAGCCCCTTCCCCATGGACCGGGCCTCGACCACCAACAACAGCACCTCCATCGACATGTACGTCATCGGCGGCAAAGTCTCCTACAAGGGCACCGACTCCACCGCTATCGGCGTCCCCAACTCCAACCTCACAAACTACCTCTTCACCAACGCCGGACTCAACCTACCCATCGACCAGTTCGTCACCCCCAACGGTCCCATGCAAAAATCTTTCAACAACATGTCCTCCAGTAGCAACCGCTCCGGCAATAGCGTCGGCTCCATCTGCCCCGCCCAGGACTATCCGACCGCCGAAGCCGGTGCCGCCCTGGGCGCCACCCAGACCACCACCGCGACCACCACCAAACTCACCGTACCCTCCACCACCATCCTCGGCGATAACATCTCCGTCACCGCGACCGTCACGGCGGGCGTCACACCCGTCGCCACCGGCAGCGTCTACTTCACCGTCGACGGTGGCAGCTCCATCAACGCCACCCTCAACACCCAGGGCATCGCCTCCACCACCATCCCTAGCTCTTCGCTTGGCAGCGGCTCGCACACCATCTCCGCGCTCTACTCCCGCGTCGATCCCTATGAGGCCTCTCTCGACACCACCACCACCAACGTCTACTCCACCGCCCCCGACATCAATCTCTCTGCCTCGGCCAGCACCATGAACGTCAGCTATGGCGCAACCTCCTCCCCCATCACCCTGCAGCTCACTTCCATGTCAGGACTCGCCGGAGCCATCAGCCTCTCCTGCTCCGGCCTGCCCGTCGGCATGACCTGCAACTTCAACCCCGCCCAGATCACACTCACCCCCGGCGGTCAGGCCACGGCCTCCATGACCATCAACGGAGGCTCCACCACTACCTCCTCCTCTTTCTGGGTTCCCGGTGCCGGACTCATCCTCCTGCCCCTCTCCCTCCTCACCCTCGTTCGCATCCGCGAGGGTGCGCGCCACATCACCGGAATCCTCTGCCTCCTCATCCTCTCCCTCGCCGGCATCGCCGGACTTACCGGGTGCAGTGGCGGAAACTCCTCCTCAAAGAGCTCCTTCCAGGAGACCGGCACCAAGATCGTCATCGTCAGCGCCACCAGCGGGACCCTCAGCCGCACCATCCCCATCCAGGTCAACATCCAGTAA